From the genome of Kaistella daneshvariae, one region includes:
- a CDS encoding TlpA family protein disulfide reductase: protein MNKFFLMLLIAFVAMSCSKKVEVSGNFAGGSPLERIEFIEASGVATLPLINMGVDAKGNFSGSFEAPKDGMYIMTYAGKQAMIYLKGGQKVNISGSAQSFPAQFTVAGDAKNNNQYLKEVQKLIEGYAAKINVGELVSKDEPAFLKEIEKISNDLNEKIETAAKSTSPDSEVVQWKKDELNASVLGLMNQYEMNRPMVSQNPNFKVSKNFTDVEAKLKKDEDRLLKNQPIYRNYLLGKLSKDFQAFAEANNKSGTEISSVLFSKFLDTKKDLSQLAKDYLLAFVMSNSDINPSTSAADAAKLTKIIDEKIKDKEIKEDLKRIQFVISGPKIGEAAPNAKLIKADGGDFNLSAATEKPKLVMFYASWNPYISESNIPVLREVVKFYQPKMDFVFVNLDDTKDQFTKTSSALLQGIPGTNVYAENGMNSQIAKDLGIYGFKMPSYVAVGKDGKIASKFFYNLGDPELVTVLDNLTGLKAPTAAPQATLQNELLAPETQSAPETK, encoded by the coding sequence ATGAATAAGTTTTTTCTAATGCTCTTAATCGCCTTCGTGGCAATGTCCTGTTCAAAAAAAGTGGAGGTTTCCGGTAATTTTGCCGGCGGTTCACCTTTGGAAAGGATAGAATTCATCGAAGCTTCGGGTGTGGCAACACTTCCGCTTATCAATATGGGTGTAGATGCCAAAGGAAATTTCTCCGGCAGTTTCGAAGCGCCAAAAGACGGAATGTACATCATGACCTACGCTGGAAAGCAGGCGATGATTTACCTGAAAGGCGGCCAAAAAGTAAATATTTCCGGGTCGGCGCAATCTTTCCCGGCACAGTTTACCGTGGCTGGCGACGCGAAAAACAACAACCAATATTTAAAAGAAGTTCAAAAGCTGATTGAAGGCTACGCCGCAAAAATTAATGTAGGTGAATTGGTTTCCAAAGACGAACCTGCTTTTTTAAAGGAAATTGAAAAAATCAGCAATGATTTGAACGAAAAAATTGAAACTGCTGCAAAAAGTACATCTCCGGACAGCGAAGTGGTGCAGTGGAAAAAAGACGAACTGAACGCGAGCGTTTTGGGCCTGATGAATCAATACGAAATGAACCGCCCGATGGTCAGCCAAAATCCAAACTTTAAAGTTTCGAAAAACTTTACCGATGTTGAAGCAAAACTTAAAAAAGACGAAGACCGTTTGCTGAAAAATCAACCTATTTACCGCAACTATCTGTTGGGGAAACTCAGCAAAGATTTCCAGGCTTTTGCTGAAGCAAACAACAAATCCGGAACTGAAATTTCTTCGGTGCTTTTTTCTAAATTTTTAGATACCAAAAAAGATTTGTCTCAGCTTGCGAAAGATTATCTCCTGGCGTTCGTAATGTCAAACAGCGATATTAATCCTTCTACAAGTGCTGCAGATGCTGCAAAACTCACCAAGATTATCGATGAGAAAATCAAGGATAAAGAAATTAAGGAAGATTTAAAAAGAATTCAGTTTGTAATTTCCGGTCCAAAAATCGGTGAAGCTGCGCCAAATGCAAAATTAATTAAGGCAGACGGCGGCGATTTCAACCTTTCTGCAGCTACTGAAAAACCAAAATTGGTCATGTTCTACGCCTCGTGGAATCCTTATATCTCAGAATCCAATATTCCTGTGCTTCGCGAAGTGGTAAAATTTTACCAACCGAAAATGGATTTTGTTTTTGTGAATCTTGATGACACCAAAGATCAGTTTACGAAAACCAGTAGCGCGCTTTTGCAGGGAATTCCGGGAACCAATGTGTACGCGGAAAACGGTATGAATTCCCAAATTGCGAAAGATTTAGGCATTTATGGCTTTAAAATGCCATCCTATGTTGCTGTTGGAAAAGACGGAAAAATTGCGAGCAAGTTTTTCTACAACTTAGGCGACCCGGAATTGGTAACAGTGCTTGATAACCTTACCGGTTTAAAAGCGCCAACCGCTGCTCCACAAGCCACTTTACAAAACGAGTTATTAGCGCCGGAAACGCAATCCGCACCGGAAACTAAATAG